The genomic stretch ATTGTGATTGGCGGCTTGGATACGGGTGTCCAGTATGATCATCCAGCGTTATTGGAAAAATACCGCGGCTATAATCCTGCTGATCCAGATAACGTGACGCATGAATTCAACTGGTATGATGCGGTTGACGGAGAGGCTGTCCCGTACGATGACTTGGATCATGGTACACATACAATTGGTTCAGCAGTCGGTGCAGCAGCAGATGGCACTGCTGATATCGGTGTGGCGCCGGGTGCAAAATGGATTGCAGTAAAAGCTTTCCATCCTGATACTGGCCAAGGGCAGACGACGGACGCTATTCTCTTGGATGCAGCTGAGTGGATGCTGGCTCCTAAGGATGAGGCAGGTACACCGCATCCCGAAAAGGCACCTGATATTATCAATAACTCTTGGGGCGGCGGTCCAGGCTTGGATGAGTGGTACCGGGATGTTGTGCAGACATGGCGCAGTGCGGGAATTGTTCCAGTTTTCTCAGCGGGTAATGATGGCGAAGCCGGAGATGCAACCGTTTCGGCACCATCCAATTATCCAGAGTCAATTTCAGTAGCTTCTACAAATAGCGAAGATGGACTGTCAAATACCTCTTCTCGCGGGCCATCTCCGTATGAAGGTGAAATTAAGCCGGATATTGCAGCGCCTGGAGTAAATGTTTACTCCTCCGTCAGCGGCAGTGGCTATAGTGCTGCATTCAGTGGAACATCGATGGCAGCTCCGCATGTGAGCGGTGTAATTGCGCTGCTTTTGCAGGCCGATAGCTCGCTCACTATAGATGAGATTGAGACTATTCTGTATGATACAGCGGAAAGGCAAACAAACAGTGATTATCCAGATGAAATCAATGAAGGCTTTGGTCATGGTATTGTGAATGCTTATTTGGCTGTATCTTCTATCACTTCCGGTGTTGGCGAGATTAACGGAAGTGTTTATCAAGATGGAGAGGACCAAGAAGCGGCAGTTATTGCTCATGATGCAATCACAGAAGTGTATCAAGGTGCAGCAACGCCGCTCACCGCAGTTGTCACGGATAATGTGAGTGCTGATACGGTGACACTTCAATATAAGAAAGATGAAGGAGAATGGCAAACAGTTGAGGCGGCACTTGTAGAGGGAAATGCAGCAAGCGGAACATATCAAGCAGTACTACCAGCGGAAGCGACAACAGGTTCTGCGTTAGCTTATAAATTTGTTGCGACAGACTTCGGTGGTAATACGTCAGAGACAGACGTATATAATGTGGAGCTGCTTATACCATTAAATGTAGGGTATACGCAGGATTTTGAAGAAGAGCCGGCTGGTTGGACATCATTTGGCGATCAGAATTCCTGGGAATGGGGAGCGCCAGCTGCTGGACCTGAAGCAGCGGCTTCAGGTGAGAAGGTTTATGGTACAGGTGCTTACCTAAACAATGCAGATGCCACTTTGCTTGCTCCGCCGGTGGCAGTCCCAGAAGAGGGAGAAACATACTTGCAGTTCCAATCATGGTTTGATTTGGAGAGCAACTATGATTACGGGCACGTTGTTGTTTCAACAGATAAGGAAAACTGGGAGCAGGTAGGTTCATACAATGGTGCTAATGGTGCTTGGACCGCAGATGAAGTGAATTTGAGTGATTATGCGGGACAGACAGTTTACGTTGGTTTCCATATAGAATCAGATGGTAGTATCAGCAAGCAGGGCTGGTATATCGATGACGTAGCCATTTCAGACACTTCTAATGCTTCTGCATCAATTATGAAAGACGCGAAGAAGGTAAAAGAGGATGCGAAGCAAATAACCGAAAGTGCGAAGGGTAAGAAAAAAGTGAAGGCGAAAAAACTCGCTCCAACACCAATCAGAAATGTACAAGGCCCAACGCTGCCAGATGGGCAGGCAGATTATACAGAAATAGGCCCTACAGCATTGCCAGTTGATGCGACGGTAACGGTGCAGGAAACGGGACGAAGCGTCCAAACAGATTCGGCAGACGGCAGCTATCGTTTAATGCAGGCGCCAGGGGATGTCACATTAGAAGCTTCTGCATATGGCTTCCATTCCAGTACAGCTCCTGTCACAGTTTCAGAGGGGACAGCTGTTACGCAGAACTTCACGCTAAACCCAATTTCAGAGGGGACGGTAACAGGTAAAGTCACGAATGCCAAGACTGGAGAAGCTGTTGAAGGAGCAAGAGTATATGTAGTCGAAGATGCTGCCGTGCAGCCAGTTGAAACAGATGAAAACGGCATATACACGCTATCTGCTTACGAAGGGACATACACACTCAAAATAACTGCTGCATCCTTTAAAGGCGCAGAATTGGAAGTAACGATAACAGCGGATGAGACAGCGGAGGAGAATGTTAAACTAGAGCCATTTATCGGTTTCGCCGGTGAAATTGGTTATGACGATGGCACGGCTGAGAATGCCAAAGCCTATTATGATGCAGGTAATGGCTGGGCTGTGAAATTTACGCTGGCGGAAGGGCAGTCTTCTGCACTTGTGACGGGTGGCTTGTTCCGATTCTGGGATGAAAGTTTTCCAACACCAGGCGGCACTGATTTTGCAGTCGAGATATATGATGATTCCGGAGAAGATGGAGCGCCAGGTAAGAAGCTGGCCGGACCAATAGCTGGGGAAGCACTTCGAAACGGAGAATGGACGCAGGTTGATCTATCAGGAGAAGGAGTAGTAGTCAATTCTGATTTCTATATCCAATATGTCCAGACTGAAGCCAATCCAAATACGCCGGCGTTGGCAACCGATGAAGATGGTGAATTCTCCGGCCGCAGCTTGCAATACGTTGGCGGAGAATGGAGTTCTGTGCCTGAAGCAGAAGGAAATTATATGATCCGCGCGCTTGTTGATTATGAGGCAGAAGCGCCAGTGATTACATCTCCTTCACCTGATACAGTTACGAAGGATAACAAAGTGACGGTGGAAGGAACCGCTTTACCAGGCGGGACCGTAGAAGTCAGCAATAACGGAGAAGTCGCTGCATCTGTTGAAGCAACAGAGAAAGGGGCATTTACTGCTGAAGTGGAGCTGGCAGAAGGGGAAAACAGCTTAACAGCTGTGACAAAGCTAGAAAACGGCAGTACTGCACCGTCAGAAGCTGTTACTGTTATTCATGATCTAACAGCACCTGAACTGAGCATTACAGCTCCTGAGGATGCTAGCAAAACCAATAAGGAGACTGTCACTGTGACAGGTACCGTGACAGATGATTATTTGGATAAGCTGACAATCAATGGTGCGAAAGCAAATGTGAAAGAAGATGGCACATTCTCTAAGCGTATTCTTTTGGAGGAAGGTGCAAATAAAATAAAGGTAGTTGCAACAGACCAAGCGGGTAACAAAACGAAACAGGTGATCCATTTAGAGGCGGATTACACAGCACCAGTGCTGGAAAATGTGCAGCCAGCTCAAGATACAAACTTGCAGCCTGGGGAGACTGTTGTCATTTCCTTCGAGTCAGAGCCTGGACTAGAAGATGCGACCTTCTATTTGAAGGCGCCGCTAACGAACTTCCGGACAACAGCACAAGCAACAGAATTGCCGATGCGTGAGACAGAAGATGGTCATTATGTAGGCTACTGGACAGCAACGTCTTCTGCGAAACTGGATGGAGCGGACATTGTTGTGAAAGCAACAGATGCATTTGGCAACAAGACGGAGGCAACAGCGTCAGGGAAGGTATTTGTAGAATAAACAAGGAAGGACCCGTCATCACGACGGGTCCTTCTTCTTATATGCCAATGGAAATATATTTTGTTTCTAAATAAGGCTCAATG from Terribacillus sp. DMT04 encodes the following:
- a CDS encoding S8 family serine peptidase, with protein sequence MQKRMTKWLSILAIGIFLLSLFSPTASRAQSSERTSVKASEGVAAKVDKDVTSQFKADEQVTYLVKLKDQANTKKAAELAIEKAEKQSANLSAEETKRIQNSAVVSNLRATADASQANLLDYLKQAKDKGVVKAYDAYYIVNALKVTSTKGVMEDLAASEEVEKILPNRERKILEPTKAEEEKVAALAEEVEAWGVERVGAPAVWQETGLDGSGIVIGGLDTGVQYDHPALLEKYRGYNPADPDNVTHEFNWYDAVDGEAVPYDDLDHGTHTIGSAVGAAADGTADIGVAPGAKWIAVKAFHPDTGQGQTTDAILLDAAEWMLAPKDEAGTPHPEKAPDIINNSWGGGPGLDEWYRDVVQTWRSAGIVPVFSAGNDGEAGDATVSAPSNYPESISVASTNSEDGLSNTSSRGPSPYEGEIKPDIAAPGVNVYSSVSGSGYSAAFSGTSMAAPHVSGVIALLLQADSSLTIDEIETILYDTAERQTNSDYPDEINEGFGHGIVNAYLAVSSITSGVGEINGSVYQDGEDQEAAVIAHDAITEVYQGAATPLTAVVTDNVSADTVTLQYKKDEGEWQTVEAALVEGNAASGTYQAVLPAEATTGSALAYKFVATDFGGNTSETDVYNVELLIPLNVGYTQDFEEEPAGWTSFGDQNSWEWGAPAAGPEAAASGEKVYGTGAYLNNADATLLAPPVAVPEEGETYLQFQSWFDLESNYDYGHVVVSTDKENWEQVGSYNGANGAWTADEVNLSDYAGQTVYVGFHIESDGSISKQGWYIDDVAISDTSNASASIMKDAKKVKEDAKQITESAKGKKKVKAKKLAPTPIRNVQGPTLPDGQADYTEIGPTALPVDATVTVQETGRSVQTDSADGSYRLMQAPGDVTLEASAYGFHSSTAPVTVSEGTAVTQNFTLNPISEGTVTGKVTNAKTGEAVEGARVYVVEDAAVQPVETDENGIYTLSAYEGTYTLKITAASFKGAELEVTITADETAEENVKLEPFIGFAGEIGYDDGTAENAKAYYDAGNGWAVKFTLAEGQSSALVTGGLFRFWDESFPTPGGTDFAVEIYDDSGEDGAPGKKLAGPIAGEALRNGEWTQVDLSGEGVVVNSDFYIQYVQTEANPNTPALATDEDGEFSGRSLQYVGGEWSSVPEAEGNYMIRALVDYEAEAPVITSPSPDTVTKDNKVTVEGTALPGGTVEVSNNGEVAASVEATEKGAFTAEVELAEGENSLTAVTKLENGSTAPSEAVTVIHDLTAPELSITAPEDASKTNKETVTVTGTVTDDYLDKLTINGAKANVKEDGTFSKRILLEEGANKIKVVATDQAGNKTKQVIHLEADYTAPVLENVQPAQDTNLQPGETVVISFESEPGLEDATFYLKAPLTNFRTTAQATELPMRETEDGHYVGYWTATSSAKLDGADIVVKATDAFGNKTEATASGKVFVE